The Haloplanus sp. CK5-1 genome contains a region encoding:
- a CDS encoding transposase encodes MSSATLQDDPSVESFFNAVETETLALFEHLSFEFLEGFDVFAPAETGRTRDLEPPEMMRGFLHCYYKNIYGIRPVARELNNTVVWLSCSFDRPPSRDAVDRFLTDLEHVVDRVFDHLVEQAALRGLLDLTYSIDSTDVRAMPADPDASKCYDPTDDEYYYGYGCTIVSTGQKIPIAAEFTESKQAPEETAMRVTRDALAVGKPMWMLGDSAYDTLDWHDHLLAAGVVPVAPYNPRNTDDPKDIEYRVEDRIEKHSNDVQLKQSTLDETYNRRSGVERTNESVKGCGLGRTHARGRVHARAQVFLALCLRLVVAITNYERGDNPGSTIITV; translated from the coding sequence ATGAGTTCAGCGACCCTGCAAGATGATCCTTCGGTAGAATCGTTCTTCAATGCCGTGGAAACGGAGACGTTGGCGTTGTTCGAGCACCTCTCCTTCGAGTTTCTTGAAGGGTTCGACGTGTTCGCCCCGGCGGAGACGGGGCGAACACGAGATCTTGAGCCGCCCGAGATGATGCGTGGCTTTCTCCATTGCTATTACAAGAACATCTACGGTATCCGTCCGGTTGCACGAGAACTGAACAACACCGTTGTCTGGCTCAGCTGTAGCTTCGATCGACCGCCGTCGAGAGACGCGGTCGATCGATTCCTCACTGATCTTGAGCACGTTGTTGACCGGGTCTTCGACCATCTCGTCGAGCAGGCCGCCTTGCGGGGCCTGCTCGACTTGACGTATTCTATCGATTCAACCGACGTGAGAGCGATGCCCGCCGATCCAGACGCATCGAAGTGCTATGATCCAACCGATGACGAGTACTACTACGGCTACGGCTGCACGATCGTCTCAACCGGGCAAAAGATCCCGATTGCAGCCGAGTTCACCGAGAGCAAACAAGCACCAGAAGAGACGGCGATGCGCGTCACGCGTGACGCGCTCGCCGTCGGGAAACCGATGTGGATGCTTGGAGACAGTGCCTACGACACGCTCGACTGGCACGACCACCTGCTGGCCGCAGGGGTCGTGCCAGTCGCTCCGTACAATCCACGAAACACCGACGACCCGAAAGATATCGAGTACAGGGTAGAAGACCGCATTGAAAAACACAGCAACGACGTTCAGCTGAAGCAATCAACGCTAGACGAGACGTACAACCGCCGGAGTGGCGTCGAACGAACCAACGAATCAGTCAAGGGCTGCGGCCTCGGGCGAACGCACGCCCGAGGCCGCGTCCATGCACGAGCGCAGGTGTTCCTCGCGTTGTGTCTGCGCCTCGTCGTCGCAATCACCAACTACGAACGCGGAGACAATCCGGGAAGCACAATCATCACGGTGTGA
- a CDS encoding ISH3 family transposase produces MRLPKLKRILTDPDEYISNSQLKSLSMELLELIPMEGIEGSGLDSEEIMEVVLRAAVDTTSVNGVTTNTEDTPNREPVMDWLHTLEKEPMLDAVNDILALVAMTVLDRGGSRTICLDFMDNPFHGHPDDEDEFRRMEARDGTTKCHRYCTAFVIAQGKPLTLAVEPVDGEDSKADAVERVLARVETYPFETDQILMDRDAFVGELIGVLRETAPPVFPVITRKDSLREKLAVTASHMTEETVCEDKEYEQTYPLAVNVTYQNGDRGKSGLKQTGYAAYGLEDRTPQQVAQVYNHRSRIEKSYEKFREARALTTTPSTIIRLFYVGVGFLLEQLWLVLQWAVLARPRRGGRALPTDFTFSDGFLHGIEQVLDDELGWKQKHRTNSEGLPPGYEHGLG; encoded by the coding sequence ATGAGGCTACCAAAACTCAAACGCATCCTCACAGATCCGGACGAGTACATTTCGAACAGCCAGTTGAAGTCTCTTAGCATGGAGTTGCTTGAGCTGATACCGATGGAAGGAATCGAGGGCTCTGGCCTCGATTCCGAGGAGATCATGGAAGTCGTCTTACGAGCTGCTGTTGACACAACCTCAGTCAACGGCGTCACAACGAATACTGAGGACACGCCAAACCGCGAGCCAGTGATGGACTGGTTGCACACCCTGGAGAAAGAGCCGATGCTCGATGCTGTCAACGATATCCTCGCACTGGTGGCAATGACGGTTCTCGACCGCGGCGGGTCGAGAACCATCTGTCTGGACTTCATGGACAATCCGTTCCACGGTCATCCAGACGACGAGGACGAGTTCAGGAGAATGGAAGCACGGGACGGAACCACGAAGTGTCACCGGTACTGTACTGCGTTCGTCATCGCGCAGGGAAAGCCACTAACACTGGCAGTTGAACCAGTTGATGGCGAGGACAGCAAGGCCGACGCGGTCGAGCGCGTGCTCGCCCGCGTCGAGACATATCCATTCGAGACCGACCAGATCCTCATGGACAGAGACGCCTTCGTCGGGGAGTTAATCGGTGTTCTTCGGGAGACAGCACCGCCAGTCTTTCCGGTCATAACCCGGAAAGACTCGCTCCGGGAGAAACTTGCTGTCACTGCTTCGCATATGACAGAAGAGACGGTCTGTGAAGACAAAGAGTACGAACAGACGTATCCGCTGGCAGTGAACGTCACCTACCAGAACGGTGATCGTGGAAAATCAGGGCTCAAACAAACGGGCTACGCGGCGTACGGTCTGGAAGACCGCACGCCGCAGCAAGTGGCGCAGGTCTACAACCATCGGTCACGGATCGAGAAGAGCTATGAGAAGTTCCGCGAAGCGCGTGCTTTGACAACGACGCCATCGACGATAATTCGGCTCTTCTACGTGGGTGTCGGGTTCCTGTTGGAGCAGTTGTGGCTCGTGTTGCAATGGGCAGTGCTCGCCCGGCCACGGCGTGGCGGGCGAGCACTCCCGACAGATTTCACGTTCAGTGATGGGTTTCTCCACGGGATCGAGCAGGTGTTAGACGATGAGCTCGGCTGGAAGCAAAAGCATCGGACAAACAGTGAAGGGTTACCACCAGGATACGAGCACGGACTCGGCTGA